The following coding sequences lie in one Arachis hypogaea cultivar Tifrunner chromosome 9, arahy.Tifrunner.gnm2.J5K5, whole genome shotgun sequence genomic window:
- the LOC112710784 gene encoding F-box protein PP2-B15 — MGMSLTNFDSLPEECVSTILSFTSPPDACRFSMVSTSLRSASDSDMLWLTFLPSDYRSIFSRSMTPLAVDLSSRKNLFYALCRPLLLDGGNTSFKLDKFSGKKSYILSARELSIEWGTDPMYWSWRPMAESRFKEVAELRTVSWLEIEGKINTKNLTQNTLYGAYLIMRVSHRGYGLDSVPCEVTIIVSNRVIKSGKAYLWQKDEKKGIKENSLDGIPVPSRREDDNGWMEIEIGEFFSCERDEEVKMSVMDIGYHLKGGLIIEGIEVRPK; from the exons ATGGGAATGTCTTTAACAAACTTCGATTCTTTGCCTGAGGAATGTGTCTCTACAATCCTGTCCTTCACTTCTCCACCTGACGCATGTAGATTCTCAATGGTATCCACATCCCTTCGCTCTGCCTCTGACTCTGACATGCTATGGCTTACTTTCTTGCCCTCTGATTACCGTTCCATCTTTTCGAGATCCATGACACCCCTCGCCGTTGATTTATCCTCACGTAAGAACCTCTTTTACGCCCTCTGCCGCCCCCTTCTCCTAGATGGAGGCAACACG AGCTTCAAATTGGATAAGTTTTCGGGTAAGAAATCTTATATCTTATCTGCAAGGGAGTTATCCATAGAATGGGGCACCGATCCAATGTACTGGAGCTGGAGACCAATGGCTGAATCAag ATTCAAAGAGGTGGCTGAGCTAAGAACAGTGAGTTGGTTAGAGATTGAAGGCAAAATCAACACCAAGAATCTAACACAAAACACGTTATATGGTGCATATCTAATCATGAGGGTCTCACACCGTGGATATGGCCTTGATTCTGTGCCTTGTGAAGTAACAATTATAGTTTCAAACAGGGTAATTAAGAGTGGGAAAGCGTATCTGTGgcaaaaggatgagaagaagggCATTAAGGAGAATTCTCTTGATGGAATTCCTGTTCCTTCAAGAAGAGAAGATGACAATGGGTGGATGGAGATTGAGATTGGTGAGTTCTTTAGCTGTGAAAGGGATGAAGAGGTCAAGATGAGTGTCATGGACATTGGTTACCACTTGAAGGGAGGGCTTATCATTGAAGGCATTGAAGTAAGACCAAAATAA